The Schistocerca gregaria isolate iqSchGreg1 chromosome 2, iqSchGreg1.2, whole genome shotgun sequence genome contains the following window.
ACGTCTGTACCACCGCACAGATGCTTCGTTACTCATCTCAGCTATATTCTAGGACTGCATGTTACCGCGCCAACGAAATAGCTGAAAAATGCATGAGGCATCGGGTTCTGTTACATTCGATCTGCATTTGTGAGTCATCGCTAAAGGACGTGGTGTTTGCTATTCACCGTTAATAATAACAAGCTTCCATTATGTTGGCAGTTGCAGAGAAAAAAGTACAACGTAAATGTTTTTCACAAGCTGTTCATAATACACTTCGTCGTCGCATCCTTGAAATTATCATTCCAactgtcgttttttttttcttttttttttcattaagagCGATATGTTGAGTTATATTTGTAGTTAGATACCGAAAACAGTCTCTTATCATGGTACAGTATGTGTTAAAATATACTACGCAAATGTCAAAAATTTGCGGTATTCTCCCGTTACCGTTTCCCTAATATCTGTTACATTGGATTTCATGTACATAGGGATTACCAGTCAACATAGCACGATACATTATCAAGTGGCAGAGTTGTGGCAGGAGTCAGCAGAGTTGCACTGCATCTCGATTTGTAAAGCTAGCACCTGGCTGAGTCACAGTACCAGACGGTAGTATCAGAGTGCTAGATAGTCAAGTGTCACTAACAGGCGGTGGACGAAGTTACGAGCTGTAATACGGTTCATTGTTTTCTACAGCACTGGTCTCAGTTGCGGTGGTCCAAGGACAACCAGAAGAGTCGACCACTGCCGCCAGCCAGGGTGAGGAACAGCCGTCCGCCACCAACCCGGCTGTGAGAACGTTGGTGGCGGCGTCGTACGCAGAAGAAGACGAGGATACCATTTGTGTCCAGGCAGACAACAAGTTCTACTTGTATGCTAATTCACTGAAGCTGTATTCTTGCTACAACCTGCTACCAAAGGGTACGTTACTTTAAATAGCACGATTGTGTTTGCAATATTGACAAGATAACCACAGACTGTTAACCCTTAATTCCCgatgagacttttctgtcacgtatACCTCGAAGTGGGGTCTCTGGGACCCCTAGGCTTAAACCGAGATCATTTAAAATTTCTGTGCTATATAACATtaatttttacagttatttaattgttgtttaaatttttctagtttaagttattgcactaaacaaacccttgcaacattttactatttatcacacaaaagcacatacTTGTGTGTGCTTCgtttaaatagtacacataaataacTGTTAGAGTACTGAACATTACATTCTAAGCCGGCCGCTGCTgcaacggtcataggttcgaatcctgccttgggcatggatgtgtttgatgtccttaggttagttaggtttaagtagttctgatgttaagtctcatagtgattagcgccatttgaaccatattactttCTGGaaattatacaatctctgtagcaaataaatttctatataaaactaaattccagggtttgCGCATAAAAATTCCAACCGATTGATACATAAAGGAAGTCTATCAAACTGATATACATTGCTGGGAACTACCTTTTTATCACCACTCAATATACATTCGATTGTACCAGACATTTCAAGTGTTTCATTGAAGAAAGAGATAGAtccccatcacaactttcctgatgttcttcctctgaatgatactcttgttcgataACAGAACTGTGATTACCGGCTAATGTAAAATGgtcgtctttttcgtttattttttgatCTATATCACTAATATAGACCGACTAACaattaaaaagttaaaaatgacacattcgtGAAACATATTTTGAGCTATACGGCACCGTGCTGAAGAAAACAAATACGAAGTTCACGAGGCTGGGTCTAGGAGACTCCAACACTTATCAGTAACacatgtcaacaataaacacagaaggcgatagCGCACCTTACAACAAAACATCGAGggcttggcaatttaaggaggTTAGAGGGAGCTTAGAAGTATTCCACATCAGGCCTTGGAGAGCCAGTTCGACAATGTTCACGAGGTATAAGAAGCAACACATCGTGAGTCAAGGGTGGTGTAGCGGTAGCATTTTTGATTTCTAATCAAGAAGTCTTCGGTCCCGCGTTCGCATCCAGACATTGCTTCAATTTTGATTAACAGTCACCCTTGTAGGCCGAACACTTCTcgcataagaagtcaccatcattctgccaacggcctcgtcaaagaaggcggaggagcgtacagaggttcagggctctcttttgtcctaggggtgggaaactacccataaggccggaagaatcagcaatggtcaacggcatgagcacgtaaaatactatgtaaatcactgcattaaagacacataacgtcggacatgtggcctgtaactgaagaagtgtcatgatgatctctccattggcaaaagattccggaacattcCCCCATTCGGATGGGACTAGCAAGGGGAAGTTACGATGACAAAAAGATTgactaatcaacgaaaggataacgttttacgagtcggggcCTGTAACGTCAGgagattgaacgtggtagggaagctagaaaatctgaaaatggaaatgcaaatgctcaacttAGATACAGTAGGaactagtgaagtgaaatggaaaggagacaagggtttatggtcagatgagtgtagggtaatatcaacagtacaaGAACATGGTGCAACGGGACTGGGATTAGTCTTGAACAAGAAGGCAggacagagagtatgttactgtgaacagttcagtgacagggttgttcttatcagaatcaagagcaaaccagcaccgacaacgatagttcaggtatacataccgatgtcgcaagctgaagatgaagagatagagaaagtgtatgattgaAAGGGTTAAACAGTATGCAAAGGGGgttgaaaatgtaatagtaatgggagactggaatgcagttttaggggaaggaataggagaaaaggttacaggaaaataagggcttgggacaagcagtgacagaggagaaagactaattgagttctgtaacaagtttcagctagtaatagcgaatactctcttcaagaatcacaagaggagaaagtatacttggaaaaggccgggtgatacgccaagatttcagttagatcacataatggtcagacagagattccgaaatgagatactggattgtaaggtgtacccaggagcagaaatagactcagatcacaatatagtagtaatgaagagtaggttgaagttcaataaatacgcaaagaagttctaagaaatggCGAGATAGGTTAAAGGTCTCTACGGctgtacatacagcaataaggagtagctcaatAGGAAGTAcaatgaagaggtatggacatctctaaaaagggccatcacagaagttgataaggaaaacatagttacaaagaaagtgactgcgaagaaaccgtggataacacaagaaacacttcaattaatcaatgaaaggaggaggtacaaaaatgttcagtgaaactcaggaatagaggaataaagtcgctgaggaatgaaataaataagtaatgcagggaagctaggacgaaattattgtcggaatgacagactcagaatacaggaaagtcaaagcaacctttggtgacattaaaagcaggggaaataacattaagagtgcaacaggaattccactattaaatgcagaggagaaagcggataggtggtaAGAATACATTCAAACTCTCAATGAGGGGAAGTTCCATCTGATGTGACAGAAAACGAGAcgggagtccatttagaagagatgggggatccagaatCAAATACGGCAGAAAAGAcagataagattccatcagaactactaaaATCACAAGGGGGAAAGTGGCTACAAAAcggttattcacgttggtgtgtagaatgtatgagtctgccgacataccatttgactttcggaaaaccgtcatccacacaatcccgaagacggcaagagatgacgaGTGTGACAATTGTCGGAATTtccacttaacagctcatgcatacaagttgcttacaagaataatatacagaaaaatcaagaaaattgatgttgcgctagatgacgatcagtttggctttaggaaaggtaaaggcacgagagaggcatatctgacgttgcagttaataatggcagCAAGACCAAAGAAGAATCAAGatacattcacaggatttgtcgacctgtaagaagcgttcgacaatgtaaaatagtgcaaaatgttcgatattttgaaaaaagtaggggtacgctacaGGGAGGGACAATATGcacaatagccaagagggaataataagtgtggacgaccaagagcgaagtgctcgtattaaaaatgttgtaggctttctcccgtactgctcaatctgtacatcgaggaagcaatgatggaaataaaagaaaggttcaggagtggtattaaaattcaaggtgaaagggtatcagtgaaaataatcgctgatgacattactaacttgagtgaaagtgatgaagaattacatgatgtgctgaatggaatgaacagtctaatgagtacagagtatggattgagagtagatcgaaggaagacgaaagtaatgagaagtagttagaaatgagaacagtgagaaactaaacatcagtattgatggtgaagaagtagatgatgttaaggaattctgccacctaggcagtaaaatcaccaatgacgaacggaacaagagggacatcaaaggcagactagtaatggcaaaaagggctttcctggctaagagaagtctactaatatcaaatttcggccttaatttgaggaagaaattactgagaatgtacgtttggagtacagcatagtatgttagtgaaacatggactgtgggaaatcaggaacagaagacaatcgaaacagttgagatgtgatgctatagacaaatgttgaaaagcaGGTGAAATGATAAGATAAGGGATGAGGAgatatggaaaacagtgataacgagaagggacaggatgataggacatctgttaagacatgagggaatgacttccatggtactagagggagctgtagcgggcaaaaactatagagaaagacagagattggaatacatccaacaaataatcgaggacCTAGGCTGcaattgctattctgagatgaaaagattagcacaggccgcatgaaaccagt
Protein-coding sequences here:
- the LOC126332162 gene encoding uncharacterized protein LOC126332162 isoform X6: MKAALLFVAALVSVAVVQGQPEESTTAASQGEEQPSATNPAVRTLVAASYAEEDEDTICVQADNKFYLYANSLKLYSCYNLLPKVYVVKPKSLCKPTLSDCPKN